A single genomic interval of Lathyrus oleraceus cultivar Zhongwan6 chromosome 7, CAAS_Psat_ZW6_1.0, whole genome shotgun sequence harbors:
- the LOC127103848 gene encoding uncharacterized protein LOC127103848 — MVMNLPLHLPVEIYLHSTRIQRHYEIPSESYWNMMLNELVDLYEERPNALELLNMQKKRVEKSYNKRVKVKTFFPEDLVWKVILPMDRKDMTLGKWSPKWEGLFQILQVFSNGAYEIEELDKD, encoded by the coding sequence atggtcatgaatttaccgctacatttACCAGTCGAGATTTACCTACATTCAACAAGAATTCAGAGGCATTATGAAATTCCATCAGAATCATATTGGAACATGATGCTAAATGAGTTGGTTGATCTATATGAGGAAAGACCCAATGCCTTGGAATTattaaacatgcagaagaaaaGAGTAGAGAAATCTTACAATAAGAGGGTTAAAGTTAAGACATTTTTCCCTGAAGACTTGGTTTGGAAAGTGATACTTCCAATGGATCGAAAGGATATGACGTTGGGGAAATGGTCCCCCAAATGGGAAGGTCTTTTTCAAATTTTACAAGTATTCTCTAATGGTGCTTATGAGATCGAGGAGCTTGATAAAGATTAA